The Deltaproteobacteria bacterium HGW-Deltaproteobacteria-6 genome has a segment encoding these proteins:
- the dxs gene encoding 1-deoxy-D-xylulose-5-phosphate synthase has protein sequence MKPVEITDYDVLPKVNFPSDIRKLNLAELNKLAQELRTFIINTVASSGGHLASSLGTVELTLALHYVFNTPEDRLIWDVGHQSYAHKIVTGRKDKFSTLRKQGGLSGFPKREESIYDAFNVGHSGTSIAAAAAFAEAQCLKNEHYKAIAVIGDGSLTTGMAFEGLNWSGDRDKDLIIVLNDNEMSISPNVGALSSYLNRIMTGDRVTKFKSELKNFLKSIPGVGEQILKFSKQIEESVKTFVVPGALFEELGFTYVGPLEGHRLDYLIKNFENVKKLKGPVLVHVITQKGRGYKFAEDNSPTYHGIAPFDVETGLTIPSANTAPSYTEIFGKTLIDLASADSRVVAVTAAMCEGTGLDKFRQEFPRRLYDVGIAEQLAVTFAAGLAMEGLRPVVAIYSTFLQRAYDQILHDVCLQKLPVVFAIDRAGFVGEDGATHQGLFDFSYLRNLPHIIMMAPKDENELRHMLKTAVSCGSPVSIRYPRGRGIGIPLDDELSTLPIGRGEVLCEGSDLAIIAVGATVEPAMKAARSLADKGIFVQVINARFIKPLDAALLLKTAASVHKILTVEENVLDGGFGSAVLELFAENGITDVTVRRLGIADEFVQHATQAELRSQYGLDEKGILRAAEKMLNEDSLSAHHE, from the coding sequence ATGAAACCAGTTGAAATAACCGATTATGACGTTTTGCCGAAGGTGAATTTTCCTTCCGACATCCGGAAACTCAATCTGGCGGAACTCAACAAGCTGGCGCAGGAATTACGAACCTTCATCATCAATACCGTGGCATCGTCAGGCGGCCATCTCGCTTCATCGCTGGGCACGGTGGAACTGACTCTGGCGCTGCATTATGTTTTCAATACACCGGAAGACCGGCTCATCTGGGACGTCGGCCATCAGTCTTACGCCCACAAGATTGTTACGGGACGTAAGGATAAGTTTTCCACCTTGCGAAAGCAGGGCGGCCTGAGTGGTTTTCCCAAGCGGGAAGAAAGCATCTATGACGCTTTTAATGTCGGACACAGCGGAACCTCGATTGCGGCGGCGGCGGCGTTTGCCGAAGCCCAATGCCTGAAAAACGAACATTACAAAGCCATCGCGGTAATCGGCGACGGCTCCCTCACCACCGGCATGGCGTTTGAAGGATTAAACTGGTCGGGTGACCGCGATAAAGATTTGATCATTGTGTTAAATGATAATGAAATGTCCATTTCTCCGAATGTCGGCGCCTTATCGTCTTATTTAAACAGAATCATGACCGGCGACAGGGTCACCAAATTCAAAAGCGAGCTGAAAAACTTCCTGAAAAGCATTCCCGGTGTCGGCGAGCAGATTTTAAAGTTTTCGAAACAAATCGAGGAATCCGTGAAAACCTTTGTTGTTCCCGGCGCGTTGTTTGAAGAACTCGGTTTCACGTACGTCGGACCGCTGGAAGGGCATCGCCTGGATTACCTCATCAAAAATTTTGAAAACGTCAAGAAATTAAAGGGGCCGGTGCTGGTTCACGTCATTACGCAAAAAGGCCGGGGCTACAAATTTGCCGAGGATAATTCGCCGACCTATCACGGCATTGCGCCCTTTGACGTGGAAACCGGTTTGACGATTCCATCGGCCAATACCGCGCCTTCCTATACGGAGATTTTCGGCAAAACGCTCATTGATCTCGCCTCCGCCGACTCCCGCGTTGTCGCCGTTACGGCTGCCATGTGCGAAGGTACCGGTCTGGATAAATTTCGACAGGAATTCCCCCGGCGTTTGTATGATGTCGGCATTGCCGAACAGCTGGCCGTCACCTTTGCCGCCGGTTTGGCCATGGAAGGCCTCCGGCCGGTTGTGGCAATTTATTCAACTTTCCTGCAGCGCGCTTATGATCAGATATTACACGATGTCTGTCTGCAAAAGCTGCCCGTGGTTTTTGCAATCGACCGCGCCGGCTTTGTCGGTGAAGACGGTGCGACTCATCAGGGGCTGTTTGATTTTTCTTATTTGCGTAATCTTCCCCATATCATCATGATGGCCCCGAAAGATGAAAACGAACTGCGGCATATGCTCAAAACAGCCGTCAGCTGCGGCTCGCCCGTGTCTATTCGTTACCCGCGCGGCAGGGGCATCGGCATTCCCCTCGATGACGAGCTTTCTACATTGCCCATCGGCCGCGGCGAAGTGCTTTGCGAGGGTTCCGATCTGGCCATCATTGCCGTAGGCGCAACCGTCGAGCCGGCCATGAAGGCGGCTCGCTCACTGGCGGATAAAGGAATCTTCGTTCAAGTCATCAACGCCAGGTTTATCAAACCGCTCGACGCGGCATTACTCTTAAAAACAGCGGCGTCCGTTCATAAAATTCTGACGGTCGAAGAAAATGTTCTGGACGGCGGATTTGGCAGCGCCGTCCTGGAATTGTTCGCCGAAAACGGCATAACGGATGTAACGGTCAGAAGATTGGGAATCGCGGATGAATTTGTACAACACGCAACACAGGCCGAATTACGCTCTCAGTATGGCCTTGATGAAAAAGGCATCCTCCGGGCGGCAGAGAAAATGTTAAACGAAGATTCCTTATCAGCACATCATGAATAA
- a CDS encoding TlyA family rRNA (cytidine-2'-O)-methyltransferase, whose amino-acid sequence MNKHGKKIRLDALLVERGIAPTIEKARVLILSGAVNMETRCMDKAGALVFGDAALSIKGEDHPYVSRGGLKLRGALDHFALDVNGFAVLDVGASTGGFTDCLLAAGARKVFAVDVGYGQLAWKLREDPRVVVIERTNIRHYDGADLDEKPALAVIDVSFISLKTVIPAVLPLIADHARILALIKPQFEAKRDEVGKNGVVEDTNVHERVVEEIRFFCQSKELEVQGTCTSALLGPAGNKEFFILARKTN is encoded by the coding sequence ATGAATAAGCACGGTAAAAAAATTCGTCTGGACGCCTTGCTGGTGGAGCGCGGCATTGCCCCCACTATAGAGAAGGCCCGCGTCCTGATTCTGTCCGGCGCCGTTAATATGGAAACACGCTGCATGGATAAAGCCGGTGCGCTGGTCTTCGGGGACGCAGCTCTTTCCATTAAGGGAGAAGATCACCCTTACGTCAGCCGCGGCGGTTTGAAGTTAAGGGGCGCCCTGGATCATTTTGCGCTGGATGTAAACGGTTTTGCCGTTCTGGACGTCGGAGCATCCACAGGCGGTTTCACCGACTGCCTGCTTGCGGCCGGCGCGCGCAAAGTGTTTGCCGTTGATGTCGGCTACGGCCAACTGGCCTGGAAGCTGCGTGAAGACCCGCGTGTAGTGGTCATTGAGCGCACCAACATCCGCCATTACGACGGCGCAGACCTCGATGAAAAGCCCGCGCTTGCCGTTATTGATGTTTCGTTTATTTCGCTGAAAACCGTCATCCCCGCAGTGCTGCCGCTCATCGCTGATCATGCCCGAATCCTGGCTCTGATCAAGCCGCAGTTTGAAGCAAAAAGAGATGAAGTCGGCAAAAACGGGGTGGTGGAAGACACAAATGTTCATGAGCGTGTCGTAGAGGAAATCCGCTTCTTTTGTCAATCAAAAGAACTGGAGGTGCAGGGAACCTGCACTTCTGCTCTTTTAGGACCGGCCGGCAACAAGGAATTTTTCATTTTGGCACGGAAGACAAACTGA
- the ispH gene encoding 4-hydroxy-3-methylbut-2-enyl diphosphate reductase, translating into MEIKLAKTAGFCMGVRRAVDTVLDIAQHEKGRRIYTYGPLIHNPQTIELLKNRGITAISDIHEIPDKKQAGLIIRAHGIAPGERKKIKESGIKIIDATCPKVGYVQAIIKKHTALGYTVIIAGDREHPEVDGLWGYTEGRGIIVSTLTDAEKLPAMDKVCIVAQTTQDTDHYTNIVNKIQEKNPQAVVFNTICSSTERRQEDIITLASEMDALFVVGGKNSANTCRLADLAKKQNTPTFHIETAEEIKDIDLTPYKSIGVSAGASTPNWIIDQVMDNIAEGYGTPYKKAGFLLKLWLWAVKTDFYSALGAGCLAWAGMHLQKIPVHISSIAVASFFVYAMHVLNRLVSRKESGLIGSFREKSYLLHEKHYRLAAIVSLLIALILSFMNSLFSFLLLFIISLAGGLYNMKILPEGWRFQSLKDIPGSKNFFTAAAWGIVTAVLPALSLNRHFDAGTAVAFIFTFTLVFTRSAMSDMMDIQSDKLLGRETIPVVIGKEKTQVLLKIIILILLIILLISHPASWSSTLSYFLVLCILYIWICFRLCDRRAGLSGGIIEGLLETSYIIAGFAVFCCYVLG; encoded by the coding sequence ATGGAAATAAAACTCGCCAAAACAGCCGGATTTTGCATGGGCGTGCGCCGGGCGGTGGATACGGTTCTGGATATTGCCCAGCATGAGAAAGGCAGGCGCATCTATACTTACGGCCCCCTGATCCATAATCCCCAAACCATTGAACTCCTGAAAAATCGCGGGATTACGGCCATCAGCGATATCCATGAAATCCCGGACAAAAAACAGGCGGGGCTGATTATCCGGGCGCACGGCATCGCGCCCGGCGAAAGGAAAAAAATCAAGGAAAGCGGCATTAAAATTATTGATGCCACCTGTCCCAAGGTCGGCTACGTGCAGGCCATTATCAAAAAGCACACGGCTCTGGGCTACACGGTCATCATCGCCGGAGACCGTGAACACCCGGAAGTGGATGGTCTGTGGGGTTATACCGAAGGCCGGGGCATTATTGTCTCGACCCTTACGGACGCGGAAAAATTACCCGCTATGGACAAAGTCTGCATCGTGGCCCAGACCACCCAGGACACGGATCATTACACCAACATCGTTAATAAAATTCAGGAGAAAAATCCGCAGGCCGTCGTTTTCAACACGATCTGTTCCTCCACGGAAAGAAGGCAGGAAGACATTATCACCCTGGCTTCCGAAATGGACGCTTTATTCGTCGTCGGCGGCAAAAACAGCGCGAATACCTGCCGCCTGGCCGATCTGGCCAAAAAACAAAACACACCGACTTTTCATATCGAAACGGCTGAAGAAATAAAAGATATTGACCTGACCCCTTATAAAAGCATCGGGGTTTCCGCCGGCGCTTCCACGCCAAACTGGATTATCGACCAGGTCATGGACAATATAGCGGAAGGATACGGCACGCCATACAAAAAAGCGGGGTTCCTCCTTAAACTGTGGTTATGGGCGGTCAAAACGGACTTCTATTCCGCATTGGGTGCGGGATGTCTCGCCTGGGCGGGCATGCATCTGCAAAAAATCCCCGTCCATATTTCATCCATTGCCGTTGCTTCTTTTTTTGTTTATGCCATGCACGTGCTGAACCGGCTGGTGAGCCGCAAGGAATCGGGGCTGATCGGCTCTTTCCGCGAGAAATCCTATTTACTCCACGAAAAACATTATCGTCTGGCGGCCATTGTTTCACTGCTGATTGCTCTGATCCTGTCGTTCATGAACAGTCTGTTTTCTTTCTTACTGTTATTTATTATTTCGCTCGCCGGCGGCTTATACAATATGAAAATCCTGCCTGAGGGATGGCGTTTTCAGAGTCTGAAAGATATTCCCGGTTCCAAAAACTTTTTTACGGCGGCGGCCTGGGGAATAGTGACAGCCGTTTTACCGGCTTTAAGTCTGAACCGCCATTTCGATGCCGGGACGGCAGTCGCTTTTATTTTTACATTCACCCTGGTCTTCACACGGTCAGCCATGTCGGACATGATGGATATTCAAAGCGACAAACTCCTGGGGCGGGAAACCATCCCTGTTGTCATCGGCAAGGAAAAAACCCAAGTGTTGCTGAAAATTATCATTCTGATATTATTGATTATTTTACTAATATCCCACCCTGCCTCGTGGAGCTCAACTTTAAGTTATTTCCTGGTTTTGTGTATATTATATATATGGATTTGTTTCCGACTTTGTGATAGAAGGGCGGGGCTTTCAGGAGGGATCATCGAGGGGCTCCTGGAAACAAGCTATATCATTGCTGGTTTTGCTGTTTTCTGCTGTTACGTTCTGGGCTGA
- a CDS encoding ferredoxin, producing MAYVITDECIACGSCEDECPVEAISEGDDKYVIDPKLCTDCGACCDQCPVEAIVPGEEK from the coding sequence ATGGCATATGTGATTACAGATGAATGCATTGCTTGCGGCTCATGTGAGGATGAGTGTCCGGTAGAAGCAATATCCGAAGGCGATGACAAATACGTGATTGATCCCAAGTTATGTACAGACTGCGGCGCTTGCTGCGATCAGTGCCCGGTGGAAGCAATTGTTCCCGGAGAGGAAAAATAG
- a CDS encoding dTMP kinase produces MNKFITFEGVEGSGKSTQVKLLGEYLIAKNIPIMLTQEPSGTPIGRKIGDILFNRGHQAMCPETELLLFCAARAQHVREVVLPALNEAKYVLCDRFSDATFAYQAAGRGLNPDFIKTINDYCAGQLKPALTLLFDLPVEIGLQRAGRRDAELKDPSSADRFEKEKLDFHNRVRQGYLNLRSAEPGRFRVIDAARTVDRIAEDVRGHIMEFMDRQS; encoded by the coding sequence ATGAATAAATTTATTACCTTTGAAGGAGTTGAAGGCTCCGGCAAATCCACACAAGTGAAACTTCTGGGCGAATATTTGATCGCGAAAAACATTCCCATAATGCTGACGCAGGAACCATCGGGAACCCCGATCGGCAGGAAAATAGGCGATATTCTCTTCAACCGCGGCCATCAGGCCATGTGCCCGGAAACGGAACTGCTTTTGTTTTGCGCGGCGCGCGCGCAGCACGTCAGAGAAGTCGTTCTGCCGGCATTGAATGAAGCGAAATATGTCTTATGCGACCGGTTTTCCGACGCAACCTTCGCCTATCAGGCGGCAGGACGCGGTCTTAATCCCGATTTCATCAAAACAATTAATGATTATTGCGCCGGACAGCTAAAACCGGCTTTGACGCTGCTTTTTGATTTACCGGTGGAAATCGGTCTGCAAAGAGCAGGCAGGCGTGACGCCGAACTCAAAGACCCGTCATCCGCCGACCGCTTCGAGAAAGAAAAACTTGATTTTCATAACCGTGTACGGCAGGGTTACCTGAATCTCCGATCGGCGGAGCCCGGACGTTTTCGGGTGATTGACGCAGCGCGGACCGTGGACAGGATTGCCGAAGACGTCCGCGGGCATATTATGGAATTCATGGACAGGCAAAGCTAA
- the holB gene encoding DNA polymerase III subunit delta' produces the protein MSFKNIYGHQKQIGMLQKAMALSRVGHSYIFSGLDAIGKKALALAFTQALTCENASSLNDACGNCPSCRKMASGNHPDIHLVETQAQFIRIDAIRNIQQQMTFKPLEGQRRVFIIDDADKMNEQAANALLKTLEEPSHDNIIMLVTARPYWLPQTILSRCRHVRMNPLTAETVATFLIEQRQMNPSKALLLASLSGGSIGQALELNSEDMIAFRTELSRILTAAGRKDPLSLLTLASFLGQDKKEIRQGLRILNTYFRDALVYKETAQAAMIINADDLPAIASLAGRLGGEQILQNIALVDKSNEAIEMNVNKSLTLEAMAFKLHL, from the coding sequence ATGTCTTTTAAAAACATTTACGGCCATCAAAAGCAAATCGGTATGCTGCAGAAAGCCATGGCGCTTTCGCGGGTCGGGCATTCTTATATTTTCAGCGGGCTTGATGCCATCGGCAAGAAAGCACTGGCGCTGGCCTTTACGCAAGCGCTGACCTGTGAAAACGCATCATCTTTAAATGACGCCTGCGGCAACTGTCCCTCCTGCAGGAAAATGGCCTCCGGCAACCACCCCGACATTCATCTAGTGGAAACACAGGCACAATTTATCCGCATCGACGCCATCCGCAACATTCAGCAGCAAATGACCTTTAAACCTCTGGAAGGACAGAGGCGCGTGTTTATTATCGACGACGCGGATAAAATGAATGAACAGGCCGCCAACGCCCTTTTAAAGACACTGGAAGAACCATCACATGACAATATCATCATGCTGGTAACCGCCCGTCCTTACTGGCTGCCTCAAACCATCCTTTCGCGCTGCCGTCATGTGCGCATGAACCCGCTTACGGCGGAAACCGTGGCAACGTTCCTGATCGAACAAAGGCAAATGAATCCATCCAAAGCTTTATTGCTCGCCTCCCTTTCCGGAGGTTCGATTGGACAGGCGCTGGAACTGAATTCCGAAGACATGATCGCTTTTCGCACCGAGTTAAGCCGTATCCTGACTGCCGCAGGCAGAAAGGATCCCCTGAGTCTGCTGACGCTTGCCTCTTTTCTGGGACAGGACAAAAAGGAGATCAGGCAGGGACTCAGGATTCTCAATACCTATTTTCGCGACGCACTCGTCTATAAAGAAACGGCTCAGGCCGCCATGATCATCAATGCGGATGATCTGCCCGCCATTGCTTCTTTAGCCGGGCGTTTAGGCGGTGAACAGATTCTGCAGAATATCGCTCTGGTGGATAAATCAAACGAAGCGATTGAAATGAACGTGAACAAATCGTTGACATTAGAAGCAATGGCATTTAAGCTTCATTTATAA
- a CDS encoding stage 0 sporulation protein, with product MKLNRKAGLNVLTNIIGVKFKKEGRIYNFDAGDLIVHKDDQVLVNTDNGVALGVVVTDVCRCESHQLPPNLKNVLRKVTADDLRVREELELLEEEARKYCMEKIQEKNLAMKLITVECLFDKSKMIFYFTAESRVDFRELVKDLVAKFKTRIELKQIGARQQARIIKGLAVCGRTVCCAGILQNLDRVTVKMAKEQSMSLNPEKISGLCGRLMCCLSFEHEGYAGAKKCARGAKTETEPAAGEPQPAKHKITNARDANKKRTES from the coding sequence ATAAAATTAAATCGTAAAGCAGGACTAAACGTGTTGACCAATATCATCGGCGTAAAATTTAAAAAAGAAGGAAGAATTTACAATTTCGACGCGGGCGACCTGATCGTTCATAAGGACGATCAGGTGCTGGTCAATACGGACAACGGCGTTGCGCTGGGAGTTGTCGTAACCGACGTCTGTCGGTGCGAATCTCATCAGCTGCCACCCAATCTCAAGAATGTTTTGCGCAAAGTGACCGCAGATGATCTGCGCGTCAGAGAAGAACTGGAGCTGCTTGAAGAAGAAGCCAGAAAATATTGCATGGAAAAAATCCAGGAAAAAAATCTGGCCATGAAGCTGATTACAGTGGAATGCCTCTTTGATAAAAGCAAAATGATCTTTTACTTCACGGCGGAAAGCCGTGTGGATTTCCGTGAACTCGTCAAAGACCTGGTTGCTAAATTCAAAACCCGGATCGAACTCAAACAAATCGGCGCACGGCAGCAGGCGAGAATCATCAAGGGTCTCGCCGTCTGCGGCCGGACGGTTTGCTGCGCCGGCATCCTGCAAAATCTTGATCGCGTTACCGTGAAGATGGCCAAGGAACAAAGCATGTCGCTCAATCCGGAAAAAATATCCGGTTTATGCGGAAGGCTGATGTGTTGTCTGTCATTCGAACATGAGGGCTACGCGGGAGCCAAAAAATGCGCGCGGGGCGCGAAAACCGAAACCGAGCCGGCAGCTGGCGAGCCGCAGCCGGCAAAACATAAAATAACAAATGCGCGGGACGCCAATAAAAAGCGCACGGAGTCCTAA
- a CDS encoding methionine--tRNA ligase produces MSKPFYITTPIYYVNASPHIGHAYTTIVADVLARYARMAGSETFFATGTDEHGDKIAEAAQKAGVSPKQYADGISAQFRNLWPELAITNDYFIRTTDANHMATVRAILQKVYDAGDIYFGAYEGFYCVGCERFYMEKELVDGKCPDHQTVPEHRKESNYFFRMSKYQDWLIRHIQDNPDFIRPERYRNEVLAFLREPLEDLCISRPKTRLEWGITLPFDDQYVTYVWFDALINYVTAVGYPDGENFNKFWPQAQHLIAKDILKPHGIYWPTMLKAAGILPYQHLNVHGYWNSDASKMSKSLGNVVRPLDLKDKYGLDAFRYFLLRDMVFGLDSNFSEEAFVQRLNSDLANDLGNLLSRTVTMAVKYCDGKIPDPPASDQESSLPVAALKAVADVEASFADMALHKALMAIWELISVANKYIVENEPWSLARDTANQKRLVAIMYRLLEALRAIAILISPFMPQAAEKILRQVGLDPSQKFNMDVIRRNDVLPAGNALIRGESLFPRVSAEKEPTPQPRKASIDLKPEIEYDEFAKADLRVAKILAAEAVPKSNKLVKLRIDIGEERTIVAGIGKDYKPEELIGKSIIVVANLKPAKLMGVESHGMLLATDGVAGLTLIGFDREPKTGAKVR; encoded by the coding sequence ATGTCCAAGCCATTTTATATTACAACCCCTATTTATTACGTTAACGCGTCCCCGCACATCGGGCACGCTTATACTACCATAGTTGCCGACGTTCTGGCCCGTTACGCCCGCATGGCGGGAAGCGAAACTTTTTTTGCCACCGGCACGGACGAACATGGCGACAAAATCGCCGAAGCTGCGCAAAAAGCGGGCGTCAGCCCCAAGCAATACGCGGATGGAATCAGCGCTCAGTTCCGTAATCTGTGGCCTGAACTGGCGATCACCAACGATTACTTCATCCGAACTACCGACGCAAATCACATGGCAACCGTTCGCGCCATTTTGCAGAAAGTCTACGACGCGGGCGATATTTACTTCGGGGCATATGAAGGATTTTATTGCGTCGGCTGCGAACGTTTTTACATGGAAAAAGAGCTGGTGGACGGCAAGTGCCCGGACCATCAAACCGTTCCGGAACACCGCAAGGAAAGCAATTACTTCTTCCGCATGAGCAAATATCAGGACTGGCTGATCCGGCATATTCAGGACAATCCGGATTTCATCCGTCCGGAGCGGTATCGCAACGAAGTCCTGGCGTTTCTAAGGGAACCGCTGGAAGACCTCTGCATTTCACGTCCCAAGACGCGCCTGGAATGGGGCATCACCCTGCCGTTTGATGACCAGTATGTAACCTATGTATGGTTTGATGCGCTGATTAATTACGTCACTGCGGTTGGCTATCCCGACGGAGAAAATTTTAACAAATTCTGGCCGCAGGCCCAGCACCTGATCGCCAAGGATATTCTGAAACCCCATGGCATTTACTGGCCCACCATGCTCAAGGCCGCGGGCATTTTGCCTTATCAGCACCTTAATGTCCATGGGTACTGGAACTCGGATGCAAGCAAGATGTCCAAAAGTCTGGGCAACGTTGTCCGGCCGCTGGATTTAAAAGATAAATACGGCCTGGATGCTTTCCGCTACTTCCTGCTCAGGGACATGGTTTTCGGCCTGGATTCCAACTTTTCCGAAGAGGCCTTTGTCCAGCGACTCAATTCCGATCTGGCCAACGATCTGGGGAATCTGCTCAGCCGTACCGTCACCATGGCTGTTAAATATTGCGACGGGAAAATTCCCGATCCGCCGGCATCCGACCAGGAAAGCAGCTTGCCTGTCGCAGCGCTTAAAGCAGTGGCGGACGTGGAGGCTTCTTTTGCCGACATGGCGCTCCATAAGGCGCTGATGGCTATCTGGGAGTTGATCAGTGTCGCTAATAAATACATCGTGGAAAACGAACCCTGGTCTCTGGCCAGGGACACAGCCAACCAGAAAAGACTGGTGGCGATTATGTACCGGCTGCTGGAGGCATTACGCGCCATCGCCATTTTAATCTCTCCGTTCATGCCGCAGGCGGCAGAAAAAATACTGCGGCAAGTCGGCCTGGATCCATCGCAAAAATTCAATATGGACGTGATTCGCCGAAACGACGTCCTGCCCGCAGGCAATGCTCTGATTCGTGGTGAGTCGCTCTTTCCACGGGTAAGCGCTGAAAAAGAACCGACTCCTCAGCCCAGGAAGGCATCCATCGACCTGAAACCGGAAATTGAGTATGACGAATTCGCCAAAGCAGATTTACGGGTGGCAAAAATTCTGGCGGCCGAAGCGGTTCCCAAATCCAACAAGCTGGTCAAACTAAGGATCGATATTGGTGAAGAGCGGACCATCGTAGCGGGAATCGGCAAGGATTACAAACCGGAAGAGCTTATCGGCAAATCCATTATTGTGGTGGCCAATCTCAAACCGGCAAAATTGATGGGCGTGGAATCACACGGCATGCTGCTGGCGACAGACGGTGTTGCCGGATTGACGCTGATCGGATTTGACCGGGAACCCAAAACGGGTGCAAAAGTTCGCTAG
- a CDS encoding cytidyltransferase produces MKNLVILSGGFDPVHMGHVYMMKAASLVGEIVICLNSDDWLIRKKGKPFMSWIERATIVGDMKYVIDVLPMNDDDDSACDGIKSAYAKYKKQYDMIYFGNGGDRNPVSTPSKEQALCNQLGIGLIWELGGNTKVQSSSWVLGK; encoded by the coding sequence GTGAAGAATTTGGTGATTTTATCAGGTGGTTTTGATCCCGTTCACATGGGACATGTGTATATGATGAAAGCTGCGTCATTAGTCGGTGAAATTGTTATTTGTCTGAATAGTGATGATTGGCTGATCCGGAAAAAAGGCAAACCTTTTATGTCCTGGATTGAACGAGCAACCATTGTAGGCGATATGAAATATGTCATTGATGTATTGCCCATGAATGATGACGATGACAGTGCCTGTGACGGCATTAAAAGCGCGTATGCAAAATATAAGAAGCAATATGATATGATCTATTTTGGCAATGGCGGTGATCGAAATCCTGTTTCAACACCCAGTAAAGAACAGGCATTATGTAACCAGCTGGGAATAGGCCTGATTTGGGAATTAGGCGGTAATACTAAAGTTCAGTCTTCAAGCTGGGTGTTAGGTAAATAA